From one Bombus affinis isolate iyBomAffi1 chromosome 9, iyBomAffi1.2, whole genome shotgun sequence genomic stretch:
- the LOC126920652 gene encoding insulin receptor-like isoform X1, with translation MKMRWLLVVVLLSTTTLLSCCQPNRVRYRTSLDDDNDEIRSRYEANYAYTNTEKATPRNGRRERNLDDSDDPFYERIVSYRSNRAIDASRSTEANAKLTQQPGQLPNLPKSNAKPIDVVHEKGRRRVTNKNVTIGDGICQSIDIRNSASGFGIMKDCRVIEGFLQIVLIENNSETDFQPITFPKLREITGYLLLYRVNGLKTLSNLFPNLEVIRGNILLTDYAFMVYEMQNLQEIGLKKLTEISRGSVRIEKNPALCYTTLDWDLIVSAGENVIKDNGEEASCPGEERFGCSHCPGGYCWTSQHCQRTERLDCHDQCLGECHGPTESECYVCKHYRHEGKCVETCPSDLYSYLSRRCVTKDECVRMNRLRRVYYVLEDGQAWRPFNGSCVTHCPDGYEDALDENNIARSRKENGKMTTCRACVNSCRKVGHGALIRHISDAQSFRGITVVKGALEFQIRNGNPNIMNELSDAFGRVEEITEYVKITHSFPITSLNFFKKLKVIKGEKLDINNASLSVLDNPNLSSLFPPGQEIRIENGRLFFHYNPKLCLSKIIQFSQMVNITNYTDLEIQPQSNGEKVACDIVNINITVKNLGPDYADLMWDSYKPPEGQQLLSYLLNYIETENQNITYEMNACGWNNTWQIVDVDIPKWNTTVSKHISNLKPYTMYAVYVKTFNARTTKFVGPVGQSRIIFFRTKSTIPSPPMNAVSTALSETEILVKWEPPLFPNGPIGYYMVSSVMIYEDENLISSRDYCNDTLDNELESEEVVPDVTVKTPVVNRVSCCSKNTNRNIITSKKFEIFCHENTTISYISPGWKDYCVYNSYNTVDNQFYELANNLSTPRPEESSRFDASKSTGNVLDKHAVTYNVSGRNNSFVIKNLRHYSRYIISIAACGVKVNESNMCSSIQYTNTRTRKRNRADDVKNVKVQVTNNTIVEVFWDLVKDPNALTVSYTIEYTNLDVKDAKKSTECIPQTGRRDTVNSYLIKNLSPGKYSLRMRSTSLAGDGNFSNVVYFSIGLSNTTPITLIAFFTFGVLSVMLVVLLIVLRHHQKRKKQERLIASVNPDYIETKYVIDEWEVPRESVEILEELGLGNFGMVYRGVYDKTTPVAIKTISKTASQREKNEFLNEASVMKNFSTFHIIKLIGVVSIENPPFVIMELMENGDLKTYLRRIRDTHLVPDACRIMRMAAEIADGMAYLESKKYVHRDLAARNCMVSKNLVCKIGDFGMARDVYETDYYKIGRKGLLPIRWMAPENLSDGVFTSDSDVWSFGVVLYEILTLAEIPYQGFSNEEVLSHVLHKGTLNIPRNCPENIQKIMEKCFKWRPNDRPTFMEIVSELEPFLGQDFYEKSFYHSMEGVESRNSGMKKPYHHAAPIRFHWGNETARWVKEFEDNVTLLDQTKAGTSRGRIFKNGFQHFGNVANMEDVPLDR, from the exons ATGAAGATGAGGTGGTTACTGGTGGTCGTGCTCCTTTCCACCACAACGCTGCTGTCCTGCTGCCAACCAAATAGAGTTCGGTACAGGACAAGCCTCGACGATGACAACGACGAGATTAGGAGCAGATACGAAGCGAATTACGCATATACAAACACCGAGAAGGCTACCCCTAGGAACGGACGTCGCGAGAGGAACTTGGACGATTCTGACGATCCGTTTTACGAGCGGATCGTTTCCTACAGAAGCAACAGGGCCATCGATGCTTCCAG GTCGACGGAAGCCAACGCAAAATTGACCCAGCAACCGGGCCAACTACCGAACCTCCCTAAATCGAACGCAAAACCAATCGACGTGGTTCACGAGAAGGGTCGACGAAGGGTCACAAACAAAAACGTGACGATTGGCGATGGAATTTGCCAGAGCATCGATATACGGAACAGCGCGTCTGGTTTCGGCATTATGAAGGATTGTCGCGTGATAGAGGGCTTTCTGCAGATCGTCCTCATCGAGAATAACTCCGAGACGGACTTTCAACCGATCACTTTTCCCAAACTTCGGGAAATCACTGGCTACCTGCTTCTCTATCGCGTGAATGGATTGAAGACTCTCAGCAATCTGTTCCCAAATCTCGAGGTGATCAGAGGCAACATCTTGCTGACCGATTACGCGTTCATGGTGTACGAGATGCAGAATCTACAGGAG ATCGGTTTGAAGAAACTTACCGAGATCTCACGGGGCAGCGTTCGGATCGAGAAGAATCCGGCGTTGTGTTACACCACCCTCGACTGGGACCTCATCGTTTCCGCGGGAGAGAATGTTATCAAGGACAACGGGGAGGAAGCCTCTTGCCCTG GCGAAGAACGGTTCG GATGTTCCCACTGTCCCGGGGGTTACTGCTGGACTTCACAGCACTGTCAGAGAACAGAAAGGCTGGATTGTCACGATCAGTGTCTGGGCGAGTGTCACGGTCCAACGGAAAGCGAATGTTACGTATGCAAGCATTATCGGCACGAGGGGAAATGCGTGGAAACCTGCCCTAGTGATCT ATACTCCTATCTCTCGAGACGCTGCGTCACGAAGGATGAGTGTGTACGAATGAATCGTCTAAGACGAGTATATTATGTCCTGGAAGATGGTCAGGCGTGGAGACCATTCAATGGATCCTGCGTGACTCATTGCCCTGACGGTTACGAGGATGCACTCGACGAGAACAAT ATTGCGAGATCAAGGAAGGAAAATGGGAAG ATGACCACGTGTCGCGCTTGCGTGAACAGCTGCCGAAAGGTCGGCCACGGAGCTCTGATCCGCCACATCTCCGACGCCCAGAGCTTCCGTGGTATAACCGTAGTGAAAGGAGCGCTGGAGTTCCAAATTCGAAATGGAAATCCGAACATAATGAACGAACTAAGCGACGCATTCGGTCGAGTCGAAGAAATTACCGAGTACGTCAAGATCACTCACTCGTTCCCCATCACCTCGTTGAATTTCTTCAAAAAGCTCAAGGTTATCAAGGGTGAGAAACTGGACATTAACAACGCCAGCCTATCCGTTTTGGACAATCCCAATCTGTCCAGCCTGTTCCCACCTGGGCAAGAAATCAGAATCGAAAATGGCCGACTCTTTTTCCATTACAATCCAAAGCTCTGTTTGTCCAAAATCATACAGTTCAGTCAAATGGTGAACATCACGAACTACACCGACCTGGAAATACAGCCGCAATCGAATGGCGAGAAAGTGGCTTGCGATATAGTGAATATAAATATCACGGTTAAAAATCTGGGACCTGATTACGCGGATTTGATGTGGGATAGTTATAAGCCACCGGAAGGACAGCAGTTGCTCAGTTACCTGTTGAATTATATTGAGACGGAAAATCAGAACATCACGTACGAGATGAACGCTTGCGGGTGGAACAACACCTGGCAGATAGTCGACGTAGATATTCCTAAATGGAACACAACGGTTTCGAAGCATATCAGCAACCTGAAACCCTACACTATGTACGCGGTGTACGTAAAGACGTTCAACGCCAGGACCACCAAGTTCGTAGGACCAGTGGGCCAGTCGAGAATCATCTTCTTCCGGACGAAGAGTACCATTCCATCGCCTCCGATGAACGCAGTATCCACTGCCTTGAGCGAGACTGAGATTCTAGTCAAGTGGGAACCGCCACTGTTCCCTAATGGGCCAATAGGATACTATATGGTCTCTAGCGTCATGATCTACGAAGACGAGAATCTAATCTCGTCCAGGGATTACTGCAACGATACGCTAGACAATGAACTGGAATCCGAGGAAGTGGTGCCGGACGTAACCGTGAAGACGCCAGTGGTAAATCGGGTTTCGTGTTGCTCGAAGAACACGAACAGGAATATCATCACGTCGAAGAAGTTCGAGATTTTCTGCCACGAGAACACGACTATCAGTTACATATCACCCGGCTGGAAGGATTACTGCGTGTACAACTCCTACAACACCGTGGACAATCAGTTCTACGAGCTGGCAAACAATCTGTCCACCCCTCGACCGGAAGAATCCAGTAGATTCGACGCATCCAAGTCCACGGGGAACGTGTTAGACAAGCACGcggtcacgtataacgttagcgGTCGAAACAATTCGTTCGTGATCAAGAATCTGCGCCATTATTCGCGCTACATCATCAGTATAGCCGCGTGCGGCGTCAAAGTCAACGAGTCGAATATGTGCTCATCGATTCAGTACACGAACACCCGAACGAGGAAGCGGAATCGTGCGGATGACGTGAAGAACGTGAAGGTGCAGGTGACTAACAACACCATCGTTGAGGTTTTTTGGGACCTGGTGAAAGATCCTAACGCCCTCACCGTTTCATACACCATCGAATACACTAACTTGGACGTGAAAGACGCGAAGAAGAGCACCGAGTGCATCCCACAAACTGGTCGAAGAGATACCGTGAACAGTTACTTGATCAAGAACCTGAGTCCTGGAAAATACAGTTTACGGATGAGGTCCACGTCGTTGGCCGGTGATGGTAACTTCTCGAACGTGGTGTATTTTTCCATAGGTCTGAGCAACACCACACCCATCACGTTAATAGCGTTCTTCACATTTGGTGTTTTGTCTGTGATGTTGGTCGTTTTACTCATCGTTTTGAGGCATCATCAGAAGAGGAAGAAACAGGAAAGACTGATCGCCAGTGTAAACCCTGATTACATAGAAACAAAGTACGTGATCGACGAGTGGGAGGTACCTAGGGAAAGCGTGGAGATCTTGGAGGAACTTGGTTTGGGCAATTTTGGTATGGTGTATAGGGGAGTGTACGACAAGACTACGCCAGTGGCCATCAAAACGATTTCGAAGACGGCTAGTCAGAGGGAGAAGAACGAGTTCCTGAACGAAGCCTCGGTAATGAAGAACTTTTCGACTTTTCACATAATTAAACTCATCGGCGTGGTATCCATCGAGAACCCCCCGTTCGTTATCATGGAATTAATGGAGAATGGAGATCTGAAGACCTATCTGCGTCGGATTCGCGACACCCATCTCGTGCCGGATGCCTGCAGAATTATGAGAATGGCAGCTGAGATAGCCGATGGCATGGCTTATTTGGAATCGAAAAAGTACGTTCACCGAGACTTAGCTGCGCGGAATTGCATGGTGTCGAAGAACTTGGTGTGCAAGATCGGTGACTTTGGCATGGCCAGAGACGTCTATGAAACGGACTACTACAAAATCGGTAGGAAAGGTCTTCTTCCGATCAGATGGATGGCACCGGAGAATCTGTCAGACGGTGTGTTTACGTCAGATTCTGACGTCTGGTCGTTCGGTGTGGTTCTCTATGAGATTTTAACTCTCGCAGAGATTCCTTACCAAGGTTTCTCTAACGAGGAAGTGCTCAGCCATGTGTTGCACAAAGGGACTCTAAATATTCCACGTAATTGTCCCGAAAATATCCAGAAGATCATGGAGAAGTGTTTCAAGTGGCGACCAAACGATCGTCCCACGTTCATGGAGATCGTGTCAGAGCTGGAGCCGTTTCTTGGCCAAGATTTCTACGAAAAATCGTTCTACCACTCGATGGAAGGTGTGGAGAGCCGAAACTCGGGTATGAAGAAACCCTATCATCACGCAGCTCCTATCAGATTTCATTGGGGCAATGAGACGGCCAGGTGGGTAAAGGAGTTCGAGGACAACGTGACGCTGTTGGATCAGACAAAGGCTGGCACCAGCAGGGGACGCATTTTTAAGAATGGCTTCCAGCATTTCGGTAATGTAGCCAACATGGAGGACGTACCCCTCGATCGATGA
- the LOC126920652 gene encoding insulin receptor-like isoform X3, with translation MKMRWLLVVVLLSTTTLLSCCQPNRVRYRTSLDDDNDEIRSRYEANYAYTNTEKATPRNGRRERNLDDSDDPFYERIVSYRSNRAIDASRSTEANAKLTQQPGQLPNLPKSNAKPIDVVHEKGRRRVTNKNVTIGDGICQSIDIRNSASGFGIMKDCRVIEGFLQIVLIENNSETDFQPITFPKLREITGYLLLYRVNGLKTLSNLFPNLEVIRGNILLTDYAFMVYEMQNLQEIGLKKLTEISRGSVRIEKNPALCYTTLDWDLIVSAGENVIKDNGEEASCPGEERFGCSHCPGGYCWTSQHCQRTERLDCHDQCLGECHGPTESECYVCKHYRHEGKCVETCPSDLYSYLSRRCVTKDECVRMNRLRRVYYVLEDGQAWRPFNGSCVTHCPDGYEDALDENNMTTCRACVNSCRKVGHGALIRHISDAQSFRGITVVKGALEFQIRNGNPNIMNELSDAFGRVEEITEYVKITHSFPITSLNFFKKLKVIKGEKLDINNASLSVLDNPNLSSLFPPGQEIRIENGRLFFHYNPKLCLSKIIQFSQMVNITNYTDLEIQPQSNGEKVACDIVNINITVKNLGPDYADLMWDSYKPPEGQQLLSYLLNYIETENQNITYEMNACGWNNTWQIVDVDIPKWNTTVSKHISNLKPYTMYAVYVKTFNARTTKFVGPVGQSRIIFFRTKSTIPSPPMNAVSTALSETEILVKWEPPLFPNGPIGYYMVSSVMIYEDENLISSRDYCNDTLDNELESEEVVPDVTVKTPVVNRVSCCSKNTNRNIITSKKFEIFCHENTTISYISPGWKDYCVYNSYNTVDNQFYELANNLSTPRPEESSRFDASKSTGNVLDKHAVTYNVSGRNNSFVIKNLRHYSRYIISIAACGVKVNESNMCSSIQYTNTRTRKRNRADDVKNVKVQVTNNTIVEVFWDLVKDPNALTVSYTIEYTNLDVKDAKKSTECIPQTGRRDTVNSYLIKNLSPGKYSLRMRSTSLAGDGNFSNVVYFSIGLSNTTPITLIAFFTFGVLSVMLVVLLIVLRHHQKRKKQERLIASVNPDYIETKYVIDEWEVPRESVEILEELGLGNFGMVYRGVYDKTTPVAIKTISKTASQREKNEFLNEASVMKNFSTFHIIKLIGVVSIENPPFVIMELMENGDLKTYLRRIRDTHLVPDACRIMRMAAEIADGMAYLESKKYVHRDLAARNCMVSKNLVCKIGDFGMARDVYETDYYKIGRKGLLPIRWMAPENLSDGVFTSDSDVWSFGVVLYEILTLAEIPYQGFSNEEVLSHVLHKGTLNIPRNCPENIQKIMEKCFKWRPNDRPTFMEIVSELEPFLGQDFYEKSFYHSMEGVESRNSGMKKPYHHAAPIRFHWGNETARWVKEFEDNVTLLDQTKAGTSRGRIFKNGFQHFGNVANMEDVPLDR, from the exons ATGAAGATGAGGTGGTTACTGGTGGTCGTGCTCCTTTCCACCACAACGCTGCTGTCCTGCTGCCAACCAAATAGAGTTCGGTACAGGACAAGCCTCGACGATGACAACGACGAGATTAGGAGCAGATACGAAGCGAATTACGCATATACAAACACCGAGAAGGCTACCCCTAGGAACGGACGTCGCGAGAGGAACTTGGACGATTCTGACGATCCGTTTTACGAGCGGATCGTTTCCTACAGAAGCAACAGGGCCATCGATGCTTCCAG GTCGACGGAAGCCAACGCAAAATTGACCCAGCAACCGGGCCAACTACCGAACCTCCCTAAATCGAACGCAAAACCAATCGACGTGGTTCACGAGAAGGGTCGACGAAGGGTCACAAACAAAAACGTGACGATTGGCGATGGAATTTGCCAGAGCATCGATATACGGAACAGCGCGTCTGGTTTCGGCATTATGAAGGATTGTCGCGTGATAGAGGGCTTTCTGCAGATCGTCCTCATCGAGAATAACTCCGAGACGGACTTTCAACCGATCACTTTTCCCAAACTTCGGGAAATCACTGGCTACCTGCTTCTCTATCGCGTGAATGGATTGAAGACTCTCAGCAATCTGTTCCCAAATCTCGAGGTGATCAGAGGCAACATCTTGCTGACCGATTACGCGTTCATGGTGTACGAGATGCAGAATCTACAGGAG ATCGGTTTGAAGAAACTTACCGAGATCTCACGGGGCAGCGTTCGGATCGAGAAGAATCCGGCGTTGTGTTACACCACCCTCGACTGGGACCTCATCGTTTCCGCGGGAGAGAATGTTATCAAGGACAACGGGGAGGAAGCCTCTTGCCCTG GCGAAGAACGGTTCG GATGTTCCCACTGTCCCGGGGGTTACTGCTGGACTTCACAGCACTGTCAGAGAACAGAAAGGCTGGATTGTCACGATCAGTGTCTGGGCGAGTGTCACGGTCCAACGGAAAGCGAATGTTACGTATGCAAGCATTATCGGCACGAGGGGAAATGCGTGGAAACCTGCCCTAGTGATCT ATACTCCTATCTCTCGAGACGCTGCGTCACGAAGGATGAGTGTGTACGAATGAATCGTCTAAGACGAGTATATTATGTCCTGGAAGATGGTCAGGCGTGGAGACCATTCAATGGATCCTGCGTGACTCATTGCCCTGACGGTTACGAGGATGCACTCGACGAGAACAAT ATGACCACGTGTCGCGCTTGCGTGAACAGCTGCCGAAAGGTCGGCCACGGAGCTCTGATCCGCCACATCTCCGACGCCCAGAGCTTCCGTGGTATAACCGTAGTGAAAGGAGCGCTGGAGTTCCAAATTCGAAATGGAAATCCGAACATAATGAACGAACTAAGCGACGCATTCGGTCGAGTCGAAGAAATTACCGAGTACGTCAAGATCACTCACTCGTTCCCCATCACCTCGTTGAATTTCTTCAAAAAGCTCAAGGTTATCAAGGGTGAGAAACTGGACATTAACAACGCCAGCCTATCCGTTTTGGACAATCCCAATCTGTCCAGCCTGTTCCCACCTGGGCAAGAAATCAGAATCGAAAATGGCCGACTCTTTTTCCATTACAATCCAAAGCTCTGTTTGTCCAAAATCATACAGTTCAGTCAAATGGTGAACATCACGAACTACACCGACCTGGAAATACAGCCGCAATCGAATGGCGAGAAAGTGGCTTGCGATATAGTGAATATAAATATCACGGTTAAAAATCTGGGACCTGATTACGCGGATTTGATGTGGGATAGTTATAAGCCACCGGAAGGACAGCAGTTGCTCAGTTACCTGTTGAATTATATTGAGACGGAAAATCAGAACATCACGTACGAGATGAACGCTTGCGGGTGGAACAACACCTGGCAGATAGTCGACGTAGATATTCCTAAATGGAACACAACGGTTTCGAAGCATATCAGCAACCTGAAACCCTACACTATGTACGCGGTGTACGTAAAGACGTTCAACGCCAGGACCACCAAGTTCGTAGGACCAGTGGGCCAGTCGAGAATCATCTTCTTCCGGACGAAGAGTACCATTCCATCGCCTCCGATGAACGCAGTATCCACTGCCTTGAGCGAGACTGAGATTCTAGTCAAGTGGGAACCGCCACTGTTCCCTAATGGGCCAATAGGATACTATATGGTCTCTAGCGTCATGATCTACGAAGACGAGAATCTAATCTCGTCCAGGGATTACTGCAACGATACGCTAGACAATGAACTGGAATCCGAGGAAGTGGTGCCGGACGTAACCGTGAAGACGCCAGTGGTAAATCGGGTTTCGTGTTGCTCGAAGAACACGAACAGGAATATCATCACGTCGAAGAAGTTCGAGATTTTCTGCCACGAGAACACGACTATCAGTTACATATCACCCGGCTGGAAGGATTACTGCGTGTACAACTCCTACAACACCGTGGACAATCAGTTCTACGAGCTGGCAAACAATCTGTCCACCCCTCGACCGGAAGAATCCAGTAGATTCGACGCATCCAAGTCCACGGGGAACGTGTTAGACAAGCACGcggtcacgtataacgttagcgGTCGAAACAATTCGTTCGTGATCAAGAATCTGCGCCATTATTCGCGCTACATCATCAGTATAGCCGCGTGCGGCGTCAAAGTCAACGAGTCGAATATGTGCTCATCGATTCAGTACACGAACACCCGAACGAGGAAGCGGAATCGTGCGGATGACGTGAAGAACGTGAAGGTGCAGGTGACTAACAACACCATCGTTGAGGTTTTTTGGGACCTGGTGAAAGATCCTAACGCCCTCACCGTTTCATACACCATCGAATACACTAACTTGGACGTGAAAGACGCGAAGAAGAGCACCGAGTGCATCCCACAAACTGGTCGAAGAGATACCGTGAACAGTTACTTGATCAAGAACCTGAGTCCTGGAAAATACAGTTTACGGATGAGGTCCACGTCGTTGGCCGGTGATGGTAACTTCTCGAACGTGGTGTATTTTTCCATAGGTCTGAGCAACACCACACCCATCACGTTAATAGCGTTCTTCACATTTGGTGTTTTGTCTGTGATGTTGGTCGTTTTACTCATCGTTTTGAGGCATCATCAGAAGAGGAAGAAACAGGAAAGACTGATCGCCAGTGTAAACCCTGATTACATAGAAACAAAGTACGTGATCGACGAGTGGGAGGTACCTAGGGAAAGCGTGGAGATCTTGGAGGAACTTGGTTTGGGCAATTTTGGTATGGTGTATAGGGGAGTGTACGACAAGACTACGCCAGTGGCCATCAAAACGATTTCGAAGACGGCTAGTCAGAGGGAGAAGAACGAGTTCCTGAACGAAGCCTCGGTAATGAAGAACTTTTCGACTTTTCACATAATTAAACTCATCGGCGTGGTATCCATCGAGAACCCCCCGTTCGTTATCATGGAATTAATGGAGAATGGAGATCTGAAGACCTATCTGCGTCGGATTCGCGACACCCATCTCGTGCCGGATGCCTGCAGAATTATGAGAATGGCAGCTGAGATAGCCGATGGCATGGCTTATTTGGAATCGAAAAAGTACGTTCACCGAGACTTAGCTGCGCGGAATTGCATGGTGTCGAAGAACTTGGTGTGCAAGATCGGTGACTTTGGCATGGCCAGAGACGTCTATGAAACGGACTACTACAAAATCGGTAGGAAAGGTCTTCTTCCGATCAGATGGATGGCACCGGAGAATCTGTCAGACGGTGTGTTTACGTCAGATTCTGACGTCTGGTCGTTCGGTGTGGTTCTCTATGAGATTTTAACTCTCGCAGAGATTCCTTACCAAGGTTTCTCTAACGAGGAAGTGCTCAGCCATGTGTTGCACAAAGGGACTCTAAATATTCCACGTAATTGTCCCGAAAATATCCAGAAGATCATGGAGAAGTGTTTCAAGTGGCGACCAAACGATCGTCCCACGTTCATGGAGATCGTGTCAGAGCTGGAGCCGTTTCTTGGCCAAGATTTCTACGAAAAATCGTTCTACCACTCGATGGAAGGTGTGGAGAGCCGAAACTCGGGTATGAAGAAACCCTATCATCACGCAGCTCCTATCAGATTTCATTGGGGCAATGAGACGGCCAGGTGGGTAAAGGAGTTCGAGGACAACGTGACGCTGTTGGATCAGACAAAGGCTGGCACCAGCAGGGGACGCATTTTTAAGAATGGCTTCCAGCATTTCGGTAATGTAGCCAACATGGAGGACGTACCCCTCGATCGATGA